Proteins co-encoded in one Fusarium fujikuroi IMI 58289 draft genome, chromosome FFUJ_chr06 genomic window:
- a CDS encoding related to dis1-suppressing protein kinase dsk1, whose translation MTRTWPLMALYRRPWPIPSAVAPRLDPSILVEEEKTPNYHADRFYPIHLGQVLNGRYQIATKLGYGANSTVWLARDLNRWRWSPEKYVAVKVNATNQRSRRPKGNELDIMRHISQVNPKHKGWHFIRKLSDSFELQGTLGTHSCLVLEALREPLWLYQTRYIGSVIPPDILKILVQMILHALDYLHSECRIVHTDLKPDNIMVKIEDPSIFERDAQDEFDNPLPQKHIDERTIIYLSRNNYGPLSVPTGTIQIVDFDLSVRAEPGQVHTGAIQGEIYRAPEVILNAGYTYSADIWSLGVMLWDLLEGKSLFNPTAPGNADEYDDQSHLGQISALIGPPPQSLLSSGQRTSMFYEPNGELKNPGLVPAPGDFSFENTISCMSGEEKVRYIRFIKRMVKWSPEERSTARELLDDPWLYEDFPQD comes from the exons ATGACCAGGACCTGGCCTTTAATGGCCCTCTATCGACGACCATGGCCCATACCCTCGGCCGTTGCGCCGCGACTCGATCCTTCGATCCtagtggaagaagaaaagacaccAAATTATCATGCTGATCGATTCTACCCCATTCACCTCGGTCAAGTCCTCAACGGACGATATCAGATTGCTACAAAGCTTGGCTACGGCGCCAACTCCACTGTGTGGCTGGCTAGAGATCTTAACCG CTGGCGCTGGTCACCGGAAAAATATGTCGCCGTTAAAGTCAATGCAACCAACCAACGCTCACGGCGACCCAAGGGAAACGAACTCGACATTATGAGGCATATCTCTCAAGTGAACCCCAAACATAAAGGTTGGCATTTCATCAGGAAGCTCTCTGACTCCTTTGAACTACAAGGTACATTGGGAACCCACagctgtcttgtcttggagGCTTTGCGTGAACCTTTGTGGCTCTATCAAACAAGGTACATAGGCAGCGTGATACCTCCAGATATTCTAAAGATCCTAGTACAAATGATCTTGCATGCACTCGACTACCTCCATTCGGAATGTCGCATCGTTCATACAG ACCTCAAGCCTGACAACATCATGGTGAAGATTGAGGATCCTTCGATTTTTGAACGAGACGCTCAGGACGAGTTCGATAATCCGTTGCCGCAAAAACATATTGATGAACGTACAATCATCTACCTCTCTCGAAATAACTACGGGCCACTTTCTGTCCCGACAGGGACCATTCAGATTGTAGACTTCGATCTGTCTGTTCGGGCAGAGCCGGGTCAAGTTCACACCGGTGCCATTCAGGGAGAAATATACCGAGCACCAGAGGTAATACTTAATGCAGGCTACACATACTCTGCCGATATTTGGAGCCTAGGGGTCATG TTATGGGACTTACTCGAGGGAAAGAGTCTTTTCAATCCTACAGCCCCTGGCAACGCGGATGAATATGACGACCAATCGCACCTGGGCCAGATTTCTGCCTTGATCGGACCTCCACCGCAGAGTCTATTGTCAAGCGGCCAAAGAACTTCCATGTTCTACGAACCCAACG GCGAGCTCAAGAATCCTGGCCTTGTCCCAGCCCCTGGCGATTTTAGCTTTGAGAATACCATCAGTTGCATGAGCGGCGAGGAGAAGGTCAGGTATATTCGATTCATTAAGAGAATGGTGAAATGGAGTCCGGAGGAAAGAAGTACTGCAAGAGAGCTGCTTGATGACCCGTGGTTGTACGAAGATTTCCCCCAAGACTAG